TGACGGTATTCCTGATGCACGAGAAATTTATATTCATGGAACAAACCGTTATCTGGCGGATTCAGACGGCGATGGGATATCCGATTATGATGAAATTTACCTGTATCGCACCGATCCGCTAAACAACGATGTCACCATGCCAGCAATCGTTTTGATGCCGTCAAAAAACACCATCATTTTTCCGTAAGGCGATGTTATGAGAAAAAAATTTAATGTTTTAAATAGGGAATACACGCAGTTTTTGAAAAAAATAATTTGCGGAGTATTAATCTTTTTTACTGCCGGAATTTCAGCTTTTGCCTGCATGGAGGAAATTTGGATAGATGGTTATTATGACGAAGTGTCGGAATGGGTGGATACAAGCTATTATGGGGTTATCGGATATGATTGGGAAGATGGTTATCTTGATCCGGAGTTAGGCTGGGTGGATGGCGGACTTGTTCCGGTTTATGGAATGATAGAAGATGGGTATTACGACACAACATATGTGTGGGAGAACGGATATTATGATTACCAGTGGAATAGTAATTGCGGAATTTGCGATCCCGGCGGCGGTGACCCTGGTGATCCCGGTGACCCCGGCGATCCCGGTGATGAAGATGAAGCGGAAGACGAAAAAGAGAATGAAAAAACATCAACCAAAGAGCCGATTGATGTAAAAACCGGAAATAATTATTTTACCGAATCCCGGATTCATATTCCCTGTCCGGGGATTTCGTTACGGTTTGACTTAAAATATCAGAGTGTTAACAGCATGATGGTCGGCGTGCTGGGCAAAGATTGGCTCCATTCATATGAATGGATGGTACAATTATCTAACGACTGGGCATATGTGTTTACCGGCGAAGGACACCGGTTTAATTTTAAATCAGATGGAAACGGCGGTTATCTGCCCTCAAAATCCAATAACTGGACGTTTGAGCAAAACGCATCCGGTTATATTGTAAGACAGCCCGGTGGTCTGGAATACTGTTTTAACGGAACCGGCTGGCCGGTTTCAATTCGGGATGCATGGGGCAACCAAGTTGCATTACAGTATGATACCAATAGCTGCCTTGAACGGGCAGTTCATTCCACCGGACGGCAGATCGAATTTACACATCAATGGATTTCTGATCTGGAAAGCTGGCGGCTCCATACTGTTTCAGTTCCCGCCGGACAGTCTTTATCATTTTCATATAACAGTGACGGACAAATGGAATCCGTTACGGAACAGGTCGGAACAAACTCGTATTTATCGACCTACAATTATCATCAGGGCTTTTTGATAAACAGGATAAATAAAACCGGCGTCATGTACCATTACGGATACAGTGATCCATCAGGGAACCCCACCGGGGGCAAAGGCACATGGCTTATGGCGGATGGATGGAATGAACATACTGTAACTTATCTCAGTGAAAGCGAAACAGACGTCCGGTATGTCCATACATGGGATAATGATGCACAGATATACCGCTATTCCTGGAATGATCAGGGAGAACTAAATGCAAAATACGGACCGGTGGATTCAACAAACTCCATTTATCAATCCGGGATACGTTATACCTACGCATCCAACGGAAAGGATGTAATAAAAGAAGAACTGTTTGATGGGAATGATGCAACATGGACAACGTGGAAGTTATATGATGAATACCACAACGTCACCAATTATTCCGTTGCGTATAATTCATCCAACCCGGTATTTATGCACTCAATCGAATATGATCCGATTTGGCAGCAGCCTGTTCAAATAATCGATGAGTGGGGCAAACGGACAGAAATTGTTTATACCAACGGACTGCCGTTACTTAAACAGGTATTTCATTCCGGCACACAAAGCTATGACACACTGTTTAACTATACAACAAATGGATTGATTTCATCGTTTGTCAACCCGAATGGAAATGCGGTTACATTCGAATATGACGATAAAGGTAATTTAATAATTTCTGCCGCATCGCTGGGGCCGGTCGTCAGTAATACGTATAACAGTCTGGGATATGTGGTTCAGACGGAAATACTGGCAGAAGATGGCACTTCCATCGGACGGATTACACAGCATGAACGTGATTCGAAAGGACGTTTGACACAAACCATATATGCCGACACATTGACATCATCTATTCAATACAATGCACTGGACTATGTAACACAGACGGTTGGCCGCGCCGGGAATGTGACAGATTATACCTATGCCCCAGGACGGAAACTTACTTCGAAAACCCGTTATCTTGAACAAAACAATACGAATATTCCGGTGCGAATCGGGTACGACTACACCCCGCAGTTTAATACGACCCGCATCCTTGAGTCGCGCGGACGCTATGTCGAAGAATATACACGGGATATTCAGGATCGGATGACATCCGTAAAAAATCTTGAAGATCAAACGATGCAGATTCAGTACGGCATCGGAAACTTTGTAACCAATGTCATTCGTTACGATGGCTCGCGTGTTGAAACGGCGTATGACACGGCTGGACGTCAGTCGTCGGTAAAATATCTTTCCGCTAATAATCAGCAACTGGCGCAGATTTCTTATTCTTATTATCCTGCCTGGAAAGAAACATACGTCTCTGACGGATATAGCGGATTCTACAATTATCTCGACACCGCCGGGAGGTCCGCCTGGGTGGATGCATATTACGGCCCAATTTGGCTCGGCTGGTCTACGGGATATGATCCGGCGGGAAATATAACCAGTAAAAATATTTACAATGAATGGTCTGAAAATGACACCTGGGTTTATAACAATTTCAGCACCGGATACCGTTACGATACGGCAGAACGGCTGACCGGAATTTCAGCCACAGTGGATTCCGTTAATACACAGAACTTTGAATACGGTTATTCACCGGTGAACGGGCGGATTTCATCCGTCACCAATGCAGAGTCCGGCTTAGTGACAACGCATGCTTACAGCATTATGGACTGGGTAACGAACATCACTTATAGAACACGATCCGGAGCCGTTATCCGTTCCATCAGCTATCAGCGCGATGCGCTGGGCATGATTACGAATGTAACCATTGGAGATGGCAGTTCAGAGTTGTCAGTTAAACGCTATCAGTATGATTCGTTAAATCGTTTGATTCGTGAAAGTTCGTTTGATTCGTGGGCTGAATATTCCTACGACTTAGCCGGAAACCGTCTGATAAAGTCAAAAACTGATAACGGAGAACCGATAACCGTTAACTATGTTCTCGGAATCGGTGACCGTTTAGCATCATGGAGTGCCGTGGTTACAAACCAGATTGGAATTCCACAGAACATAACCATAACTGGTTATTCCTCAAAACCGATCGGTACGAACGATCTCTGGGGTCAGCTTTGGGTCAGTAATTCATTAACTCAGTCGTCCGCCGTACCACAGGTCGACGGAACTGATTTTACAGCAACCAATTTGCAATTCGGAGTTGGTTCCCAGCAGGTTGTAGCGGCGATTTGTGATGCCGCCGGAAATACCGGTTTCGCCACGAATACTGTAACTATAACGGTTGTGACCAACGGAACCTATCAATACGATGCCGCAGGCTGCATTACGAATATTTCATATTCAGGACTTGGAAATTACTCTGAAAATATCTCGTTAAACTGGGATGAACGTTACCGGTTGAAAGAAGTTCAGCGTTCAGGGTTTACCGTTCAATATGAATATGACGTTCTTAATCGCCGGACAAAACGCACGGTCAGCTCTGACCTCGGAACTCCGAGTTCTGAATTCTACATTTACGACGGCAATCAAATTCTCGCCGACATAGATGCGAACACCGGTGAACTGCTTCGCTCGTACGTTTGGGGCGTTGGTATCGACAATCTGCTCTCCATGACCGTTTATCCGCAAACGACAAACTCCACACCTCAAACTTATTATCCAATCAAAGACCCTTTGAATTCAGTCTTAGCGATGGTCGATGCCAACGGACAGATTATTGAATCCTACGAGTACGACGCGTGGGGAAGAGTTTTGGATATTAAAGACTCTTCCGGCACTTCAATCGGAAATCAGCAATCGTCAATTGGAAATAGATATTTGTGGCAAGGTCGCGAATATGATTGCGTGACGGGGCTGTATTATTTCCGCGCGCGGTGGTACGACCCGATTACAGGACGGTGGATGAGCAAAGACCCGATTGGAATCAGCGGCGGATTAAATCTCTATGCGTTTTGCGGAAATAATCCAATTAACGCTAGAGATCCGATGGGGCTGGACATTGCCTATCTAAATAATAGCGAGGGTGCTATCTTGGGCGCAGGGCATTCTGCCGCAGCTGTCGGTAACGACGAAACTGGATGGACATACTTTAGTTTTGGCATGGGAAATCCGTTTACCTCATCTGATAATTTAACTGTTGAAACATATGATACATTCAACGATATGATAGCGGCAAACCCGGAATATGAACGCTATATTATATATTCTACAAATGCCGACGCTGATACTGCGGCTATACGTGCGGGGAATTTATACGAGAATGCATTATATGATCTCGCTATCCAAAATTGTGATGATGTTGCTTCAAGAATACTGAGAGATGGAGGAATTGATGTTAATCATGGGCTGACGCCAAATATGACATTCCAAAATCAATTAAACCCATGGAAGACCGAATGAAAAATATAATTCAGTGTTTAATTATAGGTGTATCTCAATTTATAGGATCACGTATTGGCGGTTTATGGTTTTTTATTTTCACTCCGTTTCCTTTATTTTTTATTTTACAATTCATCCCAAAAAAATATGAATGGAGAAATGTCCCATTTAGTTTATTTCCACTAGCACTTTTATTGCTGGATTTTATAGTTTTTTTACCTCCTCGGATTAAAAAAGGAATGACGTTTAAAATGTATTTTTATGATTTTTTTGAAGCATTTTTGATGATTCTTTTTCTTGCATGCTTACAGTGGGGAATACTAAAGCTTTTGTGGTTAAGCCAATCATTAATTGTAATATCAATTGATAGGTTTTTTAAAAATAAAGAACAAAGATAAAACCCGACATACTATAATCTTCCAAAAATATTAAATCGTGTTTTGATAAATATAATATTGAGAGCTTGGATGAAATACTTAACAACTTTATTCCTTATACCTTTTATATTAACCGGATGTATTTTAAAATATGAGGATGTAAGCAACGAGCCTGAATACAAACAGTTACTAAATACTCGTTATTCACTGAAAACGCGTATGGTCATTAGTGGAATAAATCTACCGCCTGGATATGGGAAAGATATAAATATTTATGTTGTTTATCCGCTAGTGTCAGGAAGAATCACAGGACCAAAAATTATTTCTGAAGAGATTTTACATTCTAGTACAATTATAGAAGTGCTGGGTGTAAGGAAGAGTGTGAATCATATTCCTGGATATCAATCCATCGATGCGATTATTACAGTGTACCCATACGAAAAAGCTACAAATGTTCCTGTTGTGATTGATTTGAGATATCTTCAATCAACTAATTATGTGCAAAAATTAAAATAAAATACTAATTATATTATACCACATGATATGAAGAGAAAATTATGAACAAAATAATATTTTTAAATGTCGGGTTTATATATTTTTTATTATTAACCGTATATGCAGAACCTCAGCCACGAACAGCACCACGTATTTTTAAAAATCAAACCAATACATTAGTTCATGCACCTCAATTTTCAAATTCCAGCACAAACCATGATGCGCGCGCACAGCGTTTACTTGATCAATTAAACGCGCAGACTCAAATACAGGAAACCGACGCTCAACGCCTTGTCCGGCTGCAGAAAGAGCGCGCCGAAATTGTCCGTTCAATCTCTTTGACGCAACAGCGCATCAATCAAAACGCGAATCACGTTCATTCAGAAGCCTGTTCGCATGGACATAATCACAGCCCGAACAGTAATTTTGCTTTACAACGCATGCTCCAGCAACGACAGGCAGACCTGGCCAAAATTGATCAGGAAATTTCAAAATTACAGGCACAGTGATTGGTTAGATTACCAAAGCGGATTGTTTAAGCATCCCTTTCGAAATCCCGTACTTATCGTGATAATCTCGAATTTCCGCCCGGTGCCGTTTGCTCAACTTGGCGTTCCGCATAAGAGGTTCGAGCCAACTTTCAAAATTCTCGCCGCCAACCGCCACTTGAACTTTTTTCATCGATGAAACAACGGCTTTTTCAAGCCATTCTTTTGTATTATCAATCGACTTAATACGTTGAGGGTTCCGCAGTTTAACACACCCTAGAATATCTACAATCCGTTGCCACCAGTCGAGCCGCTCCATGCGGTCAAGGTGCGTCCCTTTGCGGTTCACAAAATCAATCGAACCGCCAATGATTGCGCCGATCATTCCGGCAAAAGTTTCTAAATCCGGCGCACTGCACAGTTCCAGAAAAATCGTTTTCGCTGTTTGCTTTGTAAATTCCACTTCCCAACGCACACAATCCATTTCACCTTTTGATTCAAGGTTTTTATCGTAACAACGCAAATAGCGTCCCGAACCGTTTTTGCCGCGCTGTCCAAAATAAATTCCGTCATTTAAAAATTCACCGGACACGCGTCGTTTCTGTTTCGGTTCCCAGCATTTAAAGCCAGTAAAATTCGATTGTTCCGCGATTTTCGCAACGTCATGCGGCATTTTTATTTTTTCAAAATCATTAAAACAAAGGTCTATGCGCGTTGTACTGAACTCAAACGTCTCATTTAAATCGCGCATAAGTCGAAATAACCCGTTCGCGCTGAACGCACCTAAAGACTGTCCGCTCAATTGAACCGCAACGCGGTTACGGTGCATATTCCGTTTTTCCTGATCGCTATCCCAATACATTGCAATTCCATACGGATGCCATTTGCAATGTCGGTCATAGCAAAAATATCCATACGTAAAAACTTCCGGTTTGCCGCCGCACATTTTAGAAAAATAATCAAACAGCAGTGCCGATTTTTCAAATGGCACTGTTCCCTGCAACCAGTCAACGCCGACAGAACCTGAAAAATTTTCTAAGTCAAAATCCTGTTTTTGGCAATTATCCCCCCCTAATAGATAAGGGGGGGACGGCGCACGGCATTCGCCGTGCAAAGCAAAAATGCCGCTGGGGTAACGCTCACGGGACGCTTCGCGCCCGTTCGTTCCGTCCTGCGGACGGGAGTTTTCCGCTTTGGGCGGCAAAGAATACGACAGAGAAGAAGAAAAAGGCGGCACACCGCCTTCTTTACCGCTCCGAAAGCGCTCCGGTTGCTCTCCAGCAGAGCCGTATCCTCTTTCGGACATTTTCGTCGGAAGTGTGCCGCCTGAAATCATTGCGTACCCCCGTTCGCCTTAACGAGCGTGAGAAGCGCGTCTTTTAGAGACTCATTTAGTCCGTCCCACGCCTTTACAATAAACGCCAATCGTTTATCCTGTGGACAGTGTGAGGGGCAGACAGTGCATTTGGAGCAATGTTTGCAGGGCTTTGAGTGAGTTTTCGAATCCCTCTCTCTCCGCCACTTATGCTCCACTCACTTTCACCAGAACCGCACCGGATGGTTCGAGATTAGGGCGTGTTAACACTGTTGCATTTCATGCCGGGATGCCGTAAAAATGCCGCATGAAACTTACGCAGGAACAATATAACCGGATTGCCGATGTGTTTCCGACGCAGCGCGGCAATGTCTCTTTGGATCATCTAACCGTGATGAATGCCATTCTCTATGCGCTCGAAAACGGCTGTAAATGGCGGGCACTGCCGGCGGAATTCGGTAAACTGTTTAGTCCCACAGTGTAGTGGAGTGATGTATAACCAGCTCCGTAGGGATGAATTATGGGACAGATATTACACGGGTGCGCCGAACGATACAACATCGTCAAGAGAGCCTGAATGTTCTGGCACAGCAGTACGGTATTAACCCGAAAACCGTAGCGAAATGGCGA
This genomic stretch from Dehalococcoidales bacterium harbors:
- a CDS encoding RHS repeat-associated core domain-containing protein gives rise to the protein MRKKFNVLNREYTQFLKKIICGVLIFFTAGISAFACMEEIWIDGYYDEVSEWVDTSYYGVIGYDWEDGYLDPELGWVDGGLVPVYGMIEDGYYDTTYVWENGYYDYQWNSNCGICDPGGGDPGDPGDPGDPGDEDEAEDEKENEKTSTKEPIDVKTGNNYFTESRIHIPCPGISLRFDLKYQSVNSMMVGVLGKDWLHSYEWMVQLSNDWAYVFTGEGHRFNFKSDGNGGYLPSKSNNWTFEQNASGYIVRQPGGLEYCFNGTGWPVSIRDAWGNQVALQYDTNSCLERAVHSTGRQIEFTHQWISDLESWRLHTVSVPAGQSLSFSYNSDGQMESVTEQVGTNSYLSTYNYHQGFLINRINKTGVMYHYGYSDPSGNPTGGKGTWLMADGWNEHTVTYLSESETDVRYVHTWDNDAQIYRYSWNDQGELNAKYGPVDSTNSIYQSGIRYTYASNGKDVIKEELFDGNDATWTTWKLYDEYHNVTNYSVAYNSSNPVFMHSIEYDPIWQQPVQIIDEWGKRTEIVYTNGLPLLKQVFHSGTQSYDTLFNYTTNGLISSFVNPNGNAVTFEYDDKGNLIISAASLGPVVSNTYNSLGYVVQTEILAEDGTSIGRITQHERDSKGRLTQTIYADTLTSSIQYNALDYVTQTVGRAGNVTDYTYAPGRKLTSKTRYLEQNNTNIPVRIGYDYTPQFNTTRILESRGRYVEEYTRDIQDRMTSVKNLEDQTMQIQYGIGNFVTNVIRYDGSRVETAYDTAGRQSSVKYLSANNQQLAQISYSYYPAWKETYVSDGYSGFYNYLDTAGRSAWVDAYYGPIWLGWSTGYDPAGNITSKNIYNEWSENDTWVYNNFSTGYRYDTAERLTGISATVDSVNTQNFEYGYSPVNGRISSVTNAESGLVTTHAYSIMDWVTNITYRTRSGAVIRSISYQRDALGMITNVTIGDGSSELSVKRYQYDSLNRLIRESSFDSWAEYSYDLAGNRLIKSKTDNGEPITVNYVLGIGDRLASWSAVVTNQIGIPQNITITGYSSKPIGTNDLWGQLWVSNSLTQSSAVPQVDGTDFTATNLQFGVGSQQVVAAICDAAGNTGFATNTVTITVVTNGTYQYDAAGCITNISYSGLGNYSENISLNWDERYRLKEVQRSGFTVQYEYDVLNRRTKRTVSSDLGTPSSEFYIYDGNQILADIDANTGELLRSYVWGVGIDNLLSMTVYPQTTNSTPQTYYPIKDPLNSVLAMVDANGQIIESYEYDAWGRVLDIKDSSGTSIGNQQSSIGNRYLWQGREYDCVTGLYYFRARWYDPITGRWMSKDPIGISGGLNLYAFCGNNPINARDPMGLDIAYLNNSEGAILGAGHSAAAVGNDETGWTYFSFGMGNPFTSSDNLTVETYDTFNDMIAANPEYERYIIYSTNADADTAAIRAGNLYENALYDLAIQNCDDVASRILRDGGIDVNHGLTPNMTFQNQLNPWKTE
- a CDS encoding replication initiation factor domain-containing protein, whose translation is MHGECRAPSPPYLLGGDNCQKQDFDLENFSGSVGVDWLQGTVPFEKSALLFDYFSKMCGGKPEVFTYGYFCYDRHCKWHPYGIAMYWDSDQEKRNMHRNRVAVQLSGQSLGAFSANGLFRLMRDLNETFEFSTTRIDLCFNDFEKIKMPHDVAKIAEQSNFTGFKCWEPKQKRRVSGEFLNDGIYFGQRGKNGSGRYLRCYDKNLESKGEMDCVRWEVEFTKQTAKTIFLELCSAPDLETFAGMIGAIIGGSIDFVNRKGTHLDRMERLDWWQRIVDILGCVKLRNPQRIKSIDNTKEWLEKAVVSSMKKVQVAVGGENFESWLEPLMRNAKLSKRHRAEIRDYHDKYGISKGMLKQSALVI